The following coding sequences lie in one Cronobacter universalis NCTC 9529 genomic window:
- the fdhF gene encoding formate dehydrogenase subunit alpha, translating into MQESLCTLFYDGRPLTGPANIPLIDFLTACDVKLPHVCYHPALEPMQTCDVCWVEYQGELVRGCTLKSAQGMEIASRTPDAQAAQHEGMDRLLAKHELYCTVCEHNTGDCTLHNAVADMHIPIQRYEYQRKPYVKDHSNPFYTYDPDQCILCGRCVEACQNVEVNETLSIDYTMAHPRVLWDGGETIAGSSCVSCGHCVTVCPCNALLEKTMQPDAGPFTSMKQTLKRPMIDLVKAIENTTGAEIITGISVMDMHWRQPEIKRTKTVCTYCGVGCSFEIWTRDRHVLKVQPVADAPANGISTCVKGKFAWDFLNDKARLTTPLIRENDRFREASWDEALALVARRLLAIRDQSGPQAIGFIGSSKGSNEEAYLTQKIARLIIGTNSVDNSSRYCQNPATKGLFRTVGYGGDAGTIEDLHKASLIVIVGSNTAENHPVIAARMKAAKKHHGQQLLVVDPRRHEMADRADRYLRIRPGTDIVWASAMARYMFDHGYADEAFLAAHVNQVDEYRQSLAPFTLEFAADITGLTVDELTAAAELIGNAPSVCIVWAMGVTQHSHGADTSTALSNLLLVTGNYGRPGTGGYPMRGHNNVQGASDFGCLKNYYPGYESVSDETVRAKWAKAWGVAPEKLSLEAGSDNFEMVEHARTKQVRAMYVIGEETAFSDADSTNVHEGFTDLDFLVVQDLFLSRTAQFADVVLPACPSIEKDGTFVNTERRIQRFYEAMPPLGDSRPDWRILTELAARMGHDWGYTHPSQIMAEAASIATLFAGVSYERLEGWNSQLWPVKPDGESTPLLYTNGFNFPDGRAVLYPLKWQPPAEAPDDEYDLALNNGRMLEHFQSTNQSGRGGRTMSLSPDWFVEISPQLAAERGLLEGDWVKLTSRRSSLEVPVVITDRVAGQSLFISIHQGKPGINALTGEHHDPDVNTPAYKELAVKLEKLSRAPHPSPLPRHNFRYGARTPMAGVPVEEKWQRDDYRLPPEQEPHPEKF; encoded by the coding sequence ATGCAAGAGTCGCTCTGTACCCTGTTTTATGACGGGAGGCCGCTGACTGGCCCGGCGAATATCCCGCTTATCGATTTTCTGACGGCCTGCGATGTCAAGCTCCCGCACGTCTGTTACCACCCCGCGCTTGAGCCGATGCAAACCTGCGATGTCTGCTGGGTGGAGTATCAGGGCGAGCTGGTGCGCGGCTGTACGCTGAAAAGCGCGCAGGGCATGGAAATTGCCAGCCGCACGCCCGACGCGCAGGCGGCGCAACACGAAGGCATGGACAGGCTGCTCGCCAAACATGAACTTTACTGTACCGTCTGCGAACACAATACCGGCGACTGCACCCTGCATAATGCCGTGGCGGATATGCATATTCCGATTCAGCGCTACGAATACCAGCGCAAACCCTACGTTAAAGATCACTCCAACCCGTTTTACACCTACGATCCCGACCAGTGCATTCTGTGCGGGCGCTGCGTGGAGGCGTGCCAGAACGTCGAGGTCAACGAGACGCTGAGCATCGATTACACCATGGCCCACCCGCGTGTGCTGTGGGACGGCGGCGAGACTATCGCCGGCTCCAGCTGCGTGAGCTGTGGGCATTGCGTCACCGTCTGTCCCTGCAACGCCCTGCTTGAGAAAACCATGCAGCCGGACGCCGGGCCGTTTACCAGCATGAAGCAGACGCTCAAGCGCCCGATGATAGATCTGGTGAAAGCCATCGAAAACACCACGGGTGCTGAGATCATTACCGGGATTTCGGTGATGGACATGCACTGGCGGCAGCCGGAAATCAAACGTACCAAAACGGTCTGCACCTACTGCGGCGTCGGGTGCAGCTTCGAAATCTGGACGCGCGACCGCCACGTACTGAAAGTGCAGCCTGTCGCCGACGCGCCTGCCAACGGCATCTCCACCTGCGTGAAGGGCAAATTCGCCTGGGATTTCCTCAACGATAAAGCACGCCTCACCACACCGCTTATCCGCGAGAACGACCGCTTCCGCGAGGCGAGCTGGGACGAGGCGCTGGCGCTGGTGGCGCGCCGCCTGCTGGCGATCCGCGATCAGTCCGGGCCGCAGGCTATCGGTTTTATCGGCTCCAGTAAGGGCAGCAACGAAGAAGCCTACCTGACGCAGAAAATCGCGCGCCTCATTATTGGCACGAACAGCGTCGATAACTCATCGCGCTACTGCCAGAACCCGGCCACCAAAGGGCTGTTCCGCACCGTCGGTTACGGCGGCGACGCGGGCACCATTGAGGATCTGCATAAGGCGTCGCTGATTGTGATTGTCGGCAGCAACACCGCCGAGAACCATCCGGTGATCGCCGCGCGCATGAAAGCCGCGAAAAAACATCACGGGCAGCAACTGCTGGTAGTCGACCCGCGCCGTCACGAAATGGCCGACCGCGCCGACCGTTACCTGCGCATTCGCCCCGGCACCGATATAGTCTGGGCCTCGGCGATGGCGCGCTATATGTTTGACCACGGCTACGCCGACGAGGCGTTTCTCGCCGCGCACGTCAACCAGGTGGACGAATACCGCCAGTCGCTCGCGCCGTTCACGCTGGAGTTCGCCGCCGACATAACCGGGCTTACCGTGGATGAGCTGACCGCCGCCGCCGAGCTTATCGGCAACGCGCCGTCCGTCTGCATCGTCTGGGCGATGGGCGTCACCCAGCACAGCCACGGCGCGGACACCAGCACCGCGCTCTCCAACCTGCTACTGGTCACGGGCAACTACGGTCGCCCCGGCACAGGTGGCTACCCGATGCGCGGGCATAATAACGTGCAGGGCGCGAGCGATTTCGGCTGCCTGAAAAACTACTACCCCGGCTATGAATCGGTGAGCGATGAAACCGTGCGCGCCAAATGGGCGAAAGCCTGGGGCGTGGCACCGGAAAAACTGTCGCTGGAGGCAGGCTCAGATAACTTCGAGATGGTAGAGCACGCGCGCACGAAACAGGTTCGCGCCATGTATGTCATCGGCGAAGAGACGGCATTTTCCGACGCCGACAGCACTAACGTGCACGAGGGCTTTACCGATCTTGATTTCCTGGTGGTGCAGGATCTCTTTTTAAGCCGCACCGCGCAGTTCGCCGATGTGGTGCTGCCCGCCTGCCCGAGCATTGAAAAAGACGGCACCTTTGTGAATACCGAGCGGCGCATTCAGCGCTTCTATGAAGCTATGCCGCCGCTCGGTGACAGCCGCCCGGACTGGCGCATTCTGACAGAGCTTGCCGCGCGCATGGGTCACGACTGGGGCTACACGCACCCGTCACAAATCATGGCGGAGGCAGCGAGTATCGCCACGCTATTCGCGGGCGTCAGCTATGAGCGTCTTGAAGGCTGGAACTCCCAGCTCTGGCCGGTGAAGCCTGACGGCGAAAGCACGCCGCTGCTCTACACCAACGGGTTTAATTTCCCGGATGGCCGCGCCGTGCTCTATCCGCTGAAGTGGCAACCGCCCGCCGAAGCGCCGGATGACGAATACGATCTGGCGCTCAATAACGGGCGCATGCTGGAGCATTTCCAGTCGACCAACCAGAGCGGACGCGGCGGGCGCACAATGTCGCTGTCGCCCGACTGGTTTGTAGAGATTAGCCCGCAGCTTGCCGCTGAGCGTGGGCTTTTAGAGGGCGACTGGGTGAAACTCACCTCGCGACGCAGCTCGCTGGAGGTGCCGGTGGTCATCACCGATCGCGTGGCGGGCCAATCGCTTTTTATCTCTATTCATCAGGGCAAACCGGGCATTAACGCGCTCACCGGCGAGCACCACGACCCCGACGTCAACACGCCGGCGTATAAGGAGCTCGCGGTAAAACTGGAGAAACTCTCCCGCGCGCCGCACCCGTCGCCGCTGCCGCGGCATAACTTCCGCTATGGTGCCCGCACGCCGATGGCGGGCGTGCCGGTCGAAGAGAAATGGCAGCGTGACGATTACCGCCTGCCGCCCGAACAGGAACCTCACCCGGAGAAATTTTAA
- the mmuP gene encoding S-methylmethionine permease: MQESQQLQRTMKARHLVMLSLGGVIGTGLFFNTGYIISTTGAAGTLLAYLIGALVVWLVMQCLGELAVAMPETGAFHVYAARYLGPATGYTVAWLYWLTWTVALGSSFTAAGFCMQYWFPQVPVWIWCLVFCVVIFGLNVFSTRLFAEGEFWFSLIKVITIVAFIVLGGAAMFGILPMKDGSPAPLFHNLTAAGWFPAGTLPILMTMVAVNFAFSGTELIGIAAGETENPQQAVPVAIRTTIVRLVIFFLGTVLVLAALIPMDQAGVVKSPFVLVFEKIGIPYAADIINFVILTAILSAANSGLYASGRMLWSLANERTLPRGFSRLTRRGVPLTALSVSMLGGVLALFSSIVAPDTVFVALSAISGFAVVAVWLSICAAHFMFRRRHLAEGRALDELHYRAPWYPLTPALGFVLCLIACVGLAFDPGQRIALWCGLPFVAFCYGAYYLTQFFRTRRTEEPRHVAE; the protein is encoded by the coding sequence ATGCAGGAATCGCAGCAGCTACAACGCACCATGAAGGCCCGTCATCTGGTCATGCTCTCGCTGGGGGGCGTTATCGGCACCGGGCTGTTTTTTAATACCGGCTATATTATTTCCACGACCGGGGCGGCGGGCACGCTGCTGGCGTATCTTATCGGCGCGCTGGTGGTCTGGCTGGTGATGCAGTGCCTCGGCGAGCTGGCTGTCGCCATGCCGGAGACCGGCGCGTTTCACGTTTACGCGGCGCGCTATTTAGGGCCAGCGACCGGCTATACCGTCGCCTGGCTCTACTGGCTCACCTGGACCGTGGCGCTCGGCTCAAGCTTCACCGCCGCCGGGTTCTGTATGCAGTACTGGTTTCCGCAGGTGCCGGTGTGGATCTGGTGTCTGGTCTTCTGCGTGGTGATTTTCGGGCTGAATGTTTTCTCCACGCGGCTTTTCGCCGAAGGCGAATTCTGGTTTTCACTTATTAAAGTGATCACCATCGTGGCGTTTATCGTGCTGGGCGGGGCGGCGATGTTCGGCATTCTGCCGATGAAAGACGGCTCGCCCGCGCCGCTGTTCCACAACCTGACCGCCGCGGGCTGGTTCCCTGCCGGGACGCTGCCGATCCTGATGACGATGGTGGCGGTGAACTTCGCGTTTTCCGGCACCGAGCTTATCGGCATTGCGGCCGGTGAGACTGAAAACCCGCAGCAGGCCGTGCCGGTCGCGATTCGCACGACCATCGTGCGGCTGGTGATTTTCTTCCTCGGCACCGTGCTGGTGCTGGCGGCGCTGATCCCGATGGATCAGGCGGGCGTGGTGAAAAGCCCGTTCGTGCTGGTGTTTGAGAAAATCGGCATTCCTTACGCCGCCGATATCATTAACTTCGTGATCCTCACCGCGATTTTATCAGCGGCCAACTCGGGCCTGTACGCCTCGGGGCGGATGCTCTGGTCGCTCGCCAATGAGCGCACGCTGCCGCGCGGTTTTTCGCGCCTCACGCGTCGCGGCGTGCCGCTGACGGCGCTGTCGGTGAGTATGCTGGGCGGCGTGCTGGCGCTGTTCTCCAGCATCGTGGCGCCGGATACGGTTTTTGTGGCGCTCTCGGCGATTTCCGGTTTCGCGGTGGTGGCGGTGTGGCTCAGCATCTGCGCCGCGCATTTTATGTTCCGCCGCCGTCATCTGGCCGAGGGCCGGGCGCTCGATGAATTACATTACCGCGCGCCCTGGTATCCGCTGACGCCGGCGCTGGGCTTCGTACTCTGTCTTATCGCCTGCGTCGGGCTGGCGTTCGATCCGGGCCAGCGCATCGCGCTCTGGTGCGGGTTGCCGTTTGTGGCGTTCTGCTACGGCGCGTATTATCTGACGCAATTTTTCCGCACGCGCCGCACCGAGGAGCCTCGCCATGTCGCTGAATAA
- the mmuM gene encoding homocysteine S-methyltransferase: MSLNNPLTPLLSQQPFVVLDGALATELEARGCNLADSLWSAKVLMEQPELIYAVHLDYFRAGAQCAITASYQATPAGFAARGLDEAQSRALIARSVELARQARDDYYHEQPDAGPLLVAGSVGPYGAYLADGSEYRGDYALSAAEFADFHRPRVEALLEAGVDLLACETLPSLPEALALAALLESYPQARAWFTFTLRDSDHISDGTPLGDVAAALAPYPQIAALGINCVALEKTTAALTQLHDATRLPLVVYPNSGEQYDAVSKTWCHDGHACQTLAHYLDEWRAAGAALIGGCCRTTPADIAALRAQR; encoded by the coding sequence ATGTCGCTGAATAACCCGTTAACCCCGCTCTTAAGCCAGCAGCCGTTCGTGGTGCTGGACGGCGCGCTCGCGACCGAACTGGAAGCGCGCGGCTGCAATCTCGCCGACAGCTTATGGTCGGCGAAAGTCCTGATGGAGCAGCCGGAGCTGATTTACGCGGTGCATCTCGATTACTTCCGCGCCGGGGCGCAGTGCGCCATTACCGCCAGCTACCAGGCGACACCTGCCGGTTTTGCCGCGCGCGGCCTGGATGAGGCGCAGTCGCGGGCGCTAATTGCGCGAAGCGTTGAGCTGGCGCGTCAGGCGCGTGACGATTATTACCACGAACAGCCGGATGCCGGGCCGCTGCTGGTGGCGGGCTCCGTCGGGCCGTATGGCGCGTATCTGGCGGACGGCTCGGAATACCGCGGCGACTATGCGCTCTCCGCGGCTGAGTTTGCGGATTTCCATCGTCCGCGCGTGGAGGCGCTCCTTGAGGCGGGCGTGGATCTGCTGGCCTGCGAAACGCTGCCGTCGCTGCCGGAAGCGCTGGCGCTCGCGGCGCTGCTGGAAAGCTACCCGCAGGCGCGCGCGTGGTTTACCTTTACGCTTCGCGACAGCGACCACATCAGCGACGGCACGCCGCTTGGTGATGTGGCGGCCGCGCTCGCGCCGTATCCGCAGATTGCGGCGCTCGGCATTAACTGCGTGGCGCTGGAGAAAACCACCGCCGCGCTGACGCAGCTGCATGACGCGACCCGGCTGCCGCTGGTGGTTTACCCGAACTCCGGCGAGCAGTATGACGCGGTGAGCAAAACCTGGTGTCACGACGGGCACGCCTGCCAGACGCTGGCGCATTATCTGGACGAGTGGCGCGCGGCGGGCGCGGCGCTGATTGGCGGTTGTTGCCGCACCACGCCTGCGGATATCGCGGCGCTGCGCGCGCAGCGTTAA
- the tauA gene encoding taurine ABC transporter substrate-binding protein: MAITSRITLIGALALWAFQAQAVDVTVAYQTSAEPAKVAQADNTFAKESGATVDWRKFDSGASVVRALASGDVQIGNIGSSPLAVAASQNVPIEVFLLASQLGNSEALVVKKSIRTPQDLIGKRIAVPFISTTHYSLLAALKHWGIRPDQLSIVNLQPPAIIAAWQRGDIDGAYVWAPAVNALEKEGTVLTDSSEVGKWGSPTLDVWVVRKDFAEKHPEVVTAFARSALAAQRGYLDNPDGWLTQPEHLEKLARLSGVPQADVPGLVKGNTYLPASQQVEQLNGPVNQAIVDTAAFLKAQGKVAQAGQDYRAFVTDRFVKPLAQP; this comes from the coding sequence ATGGCAATCACATCGCGTATTACGCTCATCGGCGCGCTGGCGCTGTGGGCATTTCAGGCGCAGGCGGTGGACGTCACCGTCGCGTATCAGACTTCCGCCGAGCCCGCCAAAGTGGCGCAGGCGGATAACACCTTCGCCAAAGAGAGCGGCGCCACGGTGGACTGGCGTAAATTCGACAGCGGCGCCAGCGTGGTGCGCGCGCTCGCCTCGGGCGACGTGCAGATAGGCAATATCGGCTCCAGCCCGCTCGCCGTCGCGGCAAGCCAGAATGTCCCCATCGAAGTGTTTCTGCTCGCGTCGCAGCTTGGTAACTCCGAGGCGCTGGTGGTGAAAAAATCGATTCGCACGCCGCAGGATCTCATCGGCAAGCGCATCGCGGTGCCGTTTATCTCCACCACCCACTACAGCCTGCTGGCGGCGCTGAAACACTGGGGTATCCGCCCGGATCAACTGAGCATCGTTAACCTTCAGCCGCCTGCGATCATCGCCGCCTGGCAGCGGGGCGATATCGACGGCGCTTATGTCTGGGCGCCGGCCGTTAACGCGCTGGAAAAAGAGGGCACGGTGCTGACCGACTCCTCGGAAGTGGGGAAATGGGGTTCGCCGACGCTGGATGTCTGGGTGGTGCGTAAAGACTTCGCCGAAAAACACCCGGAAGTGGTCACCGCCTTTGCCCGCAGCGCGCTGGCGGCCCAGCGCGGTTATCTCGACAACCCTGACGGCTGGCTTACGCAGCCGGAGCATCTGGAGAAGCTCGCGCGCTTAAGCGGCGTGCCGCAGGCCGATGTGCCGGGGCTGGTGAAGGGCAATACCTATCTTCCCGCCAGCCAGCAGGTCGAACAGCTTAACGGTCCGGTGAATCAGGCGATTGTCGACACCGCCGCGTTTTTGAAAGCGCAGGGCAAAGTGGCGCAGGCCGGCCAGGATTACCGCGCGTTCGTCACCGACCGCTTTGTGAAGCCGCTGGCTCAGCCGTAA
- the tauB gene encoding taurine ABC transporter ATP-binding subunit, giving the protein MLQVSHLHASFDGKPALADISLTLNDGELLVVLGPSGCGKTTLLNLIAGFLPVETGSITLDGRAVTGPGADRGVVFQHEGLLPWRSVLDNVAFGLQLQGVGREERRALARQMLAKVGLEGAENRFIWQLSGGQRQRVGIARALAADPQLLLLDEPFGALDAFTREQMQTLLLRLWATSGKKVLLITHDIEEAVFMATDLVLLSPGPGRVQERLSLDFARRFVAGEPARAIKSDPAFIARREYVLSRVFELRESVHERTD; this is encoded by the coding sequence ATGCTACAGGTCTCTCACCTTCACGCCAGTTTCGACGGCAAGCCCGCGCTTGCCGATATCAGCCTGACGCTCAATGACGGCGAGCTGCTGGTGGTGCTCGGCCCGTCCGGCTGCGGCAAAACCACGCTGCTGAATCTTATCGCCGGGTTTTTACCGGTGGAAACGGGCAGCATTACGCTCGACGGCCGCGCCGTCACCGGACCGGGCGCCGATCGCGGCGTGGTGTTTCAGCATGAGGGGCTGCTGCCGTGGCGCAGCGTGCTCGATAACGTCGCGTTCGGGTTGCAGTTGCAGGGCGTCGGTCGTGAAGAACGCCGCGCGCTGGCGCGGCAGATGCTCGCGAAAGTGGGGCTTGAGGGCGCGGAAAACCGGTTTATCTGGCAGCTTTCCGGCGGGCAGCGCCAGCGCGTCGGCATCGCCCGCGCGCTGGCGGCCGACCCGCAACTGCTGCTGCTGGATGAGCCCTTCGGCGCGCTGGACGCCTTTACCCGCGAGCAGATGCAGACGCTGCTGCTGCGCCTGTGGGCGACAAGCGGCAAAAAAGTCCTGCTGATCACCCATGACATCGAAGAGGCCGTCTTTATGGCGACCGATCTCGTGCTGTTATCGCCAGGGCCAGGGCGCGTGCAGGAGCGGCTGAGCCTTGATTTTGCGAGGCGGTTTGTCGCGGGCGAACCGGCGCGCGCCATTAAATCCGATCCGGCATTTATCGCCCGTCGCGAATATGTTCTGAGCCGGGTCTTTGAATTACGGGAGAGCGTCCATGAGCGTACTGATTAA
- the tauC gene encoding taurine ABC transporter permease TauC yields MSVLINDNAARAPVRRRRVAVRPVTISLATLGALLALWWAVTALQLVSPLFLPSPQQVLRQLITIAGPQGFMDATLWAHLGASLGRMLTALLAAALIGIPVGIAMGLNPTLRAILDPLIELYRPIPPLAYLPLMVIWFGIGETAKVLLIYLAIFAPVAMSALAGVKSAQQVRIRAAQSLGASRWQLLWHVILPGALPEILTGLRIGLGVGWSTLVAAELIAATRGLGFMVQSAGEFLATDVVLAGIAVIALVAFILELGLRALTRRLTPWHGETQ; encoded by the coding sequence ATGAGCGTACTGATTAACGATAACGCGGCGCGTGCGCCGGTACGCCGCCGCCGTGTGGCCGTACGCCCGGTGACGATAAGCCTCGCCACGCTCGGCGCGCTGCTGGCGCTCTGGTGGGCGGTGACCGCGCTGCAACTGGTGAGCCCGCTGTTTCTGCCCTCGCCGCAGCAGGTGCTGCGCCAGCTCATCACCATCGCCGGGCCGCAGGGCTTTATGGACGCCACGCTCTGGGCGCATCTTGGCGCGAGCCTGGGCCGGATGCTGACCGCGCTGCTGGCTGCGGCGCTTATCGGCATTCCGGTGGGCATCGCCATGGGGCTTAACCCGACGCTGCGCGCCATTCTCGATCCGTTGATTGAGCTTTACCGGCCCATTCCGCCGCTCGCCTATCTGCCGCTGATGGTTATCTGGTTCGGTATCGGCGAGACCGCCAAAGTGCTGCTGATCTATCTGGCGATTTTCGCGCCGGTGGCGATGTCGGCGCTGGCGGGCGTGAAGAGCGCGCAGCAGGTGCGTATCCGCGCCGCGCAATCCTTAGGCGCGAGCCGCTGGCAACTGCTGTGGCATGTGATTCTGCCCGGCGCGCTGCCGGAGATTTTAACCGGCCTGCGCATCGGGCTTGGGGTCGGCTGGTCGACGCTGGTCGCCGCCGAGCTTATCGCCGCCACGCGCGGGCTTGGGTTTATGGTGCAGTCCGCCGGTGAGTTTCTGGCGACAGACGTCGTGCTGGCGGGCATCGCGGTAATAGCCCTGGTGGCTTTTATTTTAGAACTGGGGCTGCGCGCGCTGACGCGCCGTCTGACGCCCTGGCATGGAGAAACGCAATGA
- the tauD gene encoding taurine dioxygenase, with protein MSERITITPLGPYIGALVSDINLARPLSDSQFEQLYHALIRHQVLFVRDQPITPQQQRALAMRFGDLHIHPVYPHAQGVEEIIVLDTHNDNPPDNDNWHTDVTFIDTPPAGAILAAKALPPTGGDTLWTSGIAAFEALSAPIQQLLSGLRAEHDFRKSFPEWKHTKTEEEHQRWLTAVEKNPPLLHPVVRTHPVSGKQALFVNEGFTTRIVDVSPKESDALLNFLFAHITKPEFQVRWRWQENDVALWDNRVTQHYANADYLPARRVMHRATILGDKPFYRAG; from the coding sequence ATGAGCGAACGCATAACCATCACGCCGCTGGGGCCGTATATCGGCGCCCTGGTCTCCGATATCAACCTGGCGCGACCGCTGAGCGACAGCCAGTTCGAGCAGCTGTATCACGCGCTCATCCGCCATCAGGTGCTGTTCGTGCGCGACCAGCCGATTACCCCGCAGCAGCAGCGGGCGCTGGCGATGCGCTTTGGCGATCTGCATATCCACCCGGTCTACCCGCATGCGCAAGGCGTTGAGGAGATTATCGTGCTGGATACGCATAACGATAACCCGCCGGATAACGATAACTGGCACACCGACGTGACCTTTATCGACACGCCGCCCGCGGGCGCGATCCTGGCGGCGAAAGCGCTGCCGCCCACCGGCGGCGATACGCTCTGGACGAGCGGCATCGCGGCGTTTGAGGCGCTCTCCGCGCCAATTCAGCAACTGTTAAGCGGCCTGCGCGCCGAGCACGATTTCCGTAAGTCGTTCCCGGAGTGGAAGCACACGAAAACGGAGGAAGAGCATCAGCGCTGGCTCACGGCGGTGGAGAAAAACCCGCCGCTGCTGCATCCGGTGGTGCGCACGCATCCGGTGAGCGGCAAGCAGGCGCTGTTTGTGAACGAAGGGTTTACGACGCGCATTGTCGATGTGTCGCCCAAAGAGAGCGACGCGCTGCTGAATTTTCTTTTCGCGCATATTACAAAGCCGGAGTTCCAGGTGCGCTGGCGCTGGCAGGAAAACGACGTGGCGCTGTGGGATAACCGCGTGACGCAGCACTACGCCAACGCCGATTACCTCCCCGCCCGGCGCGTGATGCACCGCGCGACCATCCTTGGCGATAAGCCCTTTTACCGGGCCGGTTAA
- the asr gene encoding acid resistance repetitive basic protein Asr, which yields MKKVLALVVAATMGLSAAAFAADNTAAPAPAAATTTTTAAPAKAPAAKTHHKKSHKKAVEQKAQAAKKHHKKAAEQKPAAEQKAQAAKKHHKKAAAQKPAVEQKAQAAKKHHKKAVKHDAAKPAAQPAA from the coding sequence ATGAAAAAAGTATTAGCGCTGGTTGTTGCCGCCACTATGGGTCTGTCTGCTGCTGCGTTCGCGGCTGATAACACCGCTGCACCGGCTCCGGCTGCTGCAACCACTACCACTACTGCTGCACCGGCTAAAGCGCCTGCGGCTAAAACGCATCACAAAAAATCGCATAAAAAAGCCGTAGAGCAGAAAGCTCAGGCTGCGAAAAAGCACCACAAGAAAGCCGCTGAGCAGAAACCGGCTGCTGAACAGAAAGCTCAGGCTGCCAAAAAGCACCACAAAAAAGCTGCCGCTCAGAAACCGGCTGTAGAGCAGAAAGCTCAGGCTGCTAAAAAGCACCACAAAAAAGCAGTGAAACATGACGCTGCTAAACCGGCTGCCCAGCCTGCTGCATAA